A stretch of Lysobacter sp. K5869 DNA encodes these proteins:
- a CDS encoding indolepyruvate ferredoxin oxidoreductase family protein — MTSTAELSSPSSANTELTNSVLDPDYTLEHKYTRQEGRIYLSGVQALVRLPLMQRLRDQAAGLNTAGFISGYRGSPLGGFDLELWRARKHLEAAGVKFTPGLNEDLGATMVWGTQQTNLFPGAKVEGVYGMWYGKGPGVDRTGDVFKHANAAGTSKHGGVLALAADDHACRSSTLPHGSEGEFTSAMMPILNPAGVQDILDMGLIGWAMSRYTGRWVGFKTIAETVESSASVDVNPLALQIVAPDDFVMPAGGLNIRWPDPPMDQEMRLHQYAVKAAQAFARANKIDRIVVDSPNARLGIITTGKSYLDVLQALEYLGLDARACADLGIRVYKVGMTWPLEPVGLRAFARGLDDILVVEEKHAFIESQMKESMYNWDGGRRPSIVGKYDENGEWILPSTGELTPARIAGVIARRIQRFHDSEQMQNVLRWMEEKESELALPRAAFPRVPHYCSGCPHNTSTVVPEGSRALGGIGCHYMVTWMDRDTNTFTQMGGEGVTWCGQAGFTETEHVFQNLGDGTYFHSGSLAIRQSVAAGVNITYKILYNDAVAMTGGQPVDGQLSVPQIAHQVRSEGVHTIILLSDDIAKWNRRELFPSDVEFHDRKELDAIQKRLRTVKGVSVLIYDQTCATEKRRRRKRGKMVDPQKRVMVNSLVCEGCGDCGKKSFCVSVLPKETEFGRKREIDQSNCNKDYSCVNGFCPSFVTVEGGGLKKKKGSSAKDRLADLPMPQLPALDQPWNILITGVGGTGVVTIGALLGMAGHLEGKGATVLDQTGLAQKGGAVTTHIRIAKTPDDIHAVRIAAGEADLVLGCDMVVVNDYWALSKIRAGRSQVVLNSYEAMPGTFTTRPDMQFPATDIVAAIKLALGDQDPHLVDATQLATALLGDAIAANLFILGYAWQRALVPIAFDALMRAIELNGAAIEMNKTAFAWGRLAAIDPRAVAEAAGVTRKVPTAAEATPRDLPHLKPGEWEGTEWGATSAPRATRNEDELRHVPAKADGDNVAFLPLDDLRLSRSLDELIARRVAFLTDYQDAAYAKRYSDFVAKVREAEQKKAPGSTDLAEAVARYFFKLMAYKDEYEVARLYTSGEFQRRLEQQFDGDYKLKFHLAPPLLAKKDAQGRLIKQEFGPWVFTAFKWMAKLRKLRGGAFDIFGRTEERKMERRLIGEYEQTVGGLLDALDGGNVDLAAEIASIPEHIRGYGHVKEDHLHKAKEREAELLKEFRNPLRIVQAA, encoded by the coding sequence ATGACCAGCACCGCAGAACTCAGCTCGCCGTCCTCGGCGAACACGGAACTCACCAACTCCGTGCTCGATCCGGACTACACCCTCGAGCACAAGTACACCCGCCAGGAAGGCCGCATCTATCTGTCCGGCGTGCAAGCGCTGGTGCGCTTGCCGCTGATGCAGCGCCTGCGCGATCAGGCCGCGGGCTTGAACACCGCCGGCTTCATCTCCGGCTACCGCGGTTCGCCGCTGGGCGGGTTCGATCTGGAGCTGTGGCGCGCGCGCAAGCATCTGGAAGCCGCGGGGGTGAAGTTCACCCCGGGCCTCAACGAAGACCTCGGCGCGACCATGGTCTGGGGCACGCAGCAGACCAACCTGTTCCCCGGCGCCAAGGTCGAGGGCGTCTACGGCATGTGGTACGGCAAGGGTCCGGGCGTGGACCGCACCGGCGACGTGTTCAAGCACGCCAACGCCGCCGGCACCAGCAAGCACGGCGGCGTGCTGGCGCTGGCCGCCGACGACCACGCCTGCCGCTCCTCGACCCTGCCGCACGGCTCGGAAGGCGAGTTCACCAGCGCGATGATGCCGATCCTCAACCCGGCCGGCGTGCAGGACATCCTCGACATGGGCCTGATCGGCTGGGCGATGTCGCGCTACACCGGCCGCTGGGTCGGCTTCAAGACCATCGCCGAAACCGTCGAGTCCTCGGCCTCGGTCGACGTCAATCCGCTGGCGCTGCAGATCGTCGCGCCCGACGACTTCGTCATGCCGGCCGGCGGGCTCAACATCCGCTGGCCCGATCCGCCGATGGATCAGGAAATGCGCCTGCACCAGTACGCGGTCAAGGCCGCGCAGGCGTTCGCGCGGGCCAACAAGATCGACCGCATCGTGGTCGATTCGCCGAACGCGCGCTTGGGCATCATCACCACCGGCAAGAGCTACCTCGACGTTCTGCAGGCGCTGGAATACCTGGGCCTGGACGCGCGCGCCTGCGCGGATCTGGGCATCCGCGTGTACAAGGTCGGCATGACCTGGCCGCTGGAACCGGTCGGCCTGCGCGCGTTCGCGCGCGGCCTGGACGACATCCTGGTGGTCGAGGAGAAGCACGCCTTCATCGAAAGCCAGATGAAGGAATCGATGTACAACTGGGACGGCGGCCGCCGCCCGTCGATCGTCGGCAAGTACGACGAGAACGGCGAATGGATCCTGCCGTCCACCGGCGAGCTGACGCCTGCGCGCATCGCCGGGGTGATCGCGCGCCGCATCCAGCGCTTCCACGACAGCGAGCAGATGCAGAACGTGCTGCGCTGGATGGAAGAGAAGGAAAGCGAACTCGCGCTGCCGCGCGCCGCGTTCCCGCGCGTGCCGCACTACTGCTCGGGCTGCCCGCACAACACTTCGACCGTGGTGCCGGAAGGCTCGCGCGCGCTCGGCGGCATCGGTTGCCATTACATGGTCACCTGGATGGACCGCGACACCAACACCTTCACCCAGATGGGCGGCGAAGGCGTGACCTGGTGCGGCCAAGCCGGTTTCACCGAAACCGAGCACGTGTTCCAGAACCTCGGCGACGGCACCTATTTCCACAGCGGTTCGCTGGCGATCCGCCAGTCGGTCGCGGCCGGCGTCAACATCACCTACAAGATCCTCTACAACGACGCGGTGGCGATGACCGGCGGCCAGCCGGTGGACGGCCAGTTGTCGGTGCCGCAGATCGCCCATCAGGTGCGCTCCGAGGGCGTGCACACGATCATTCTGCTGTCGGACGACATCGCCAAGTGGAACCGCCGCGAGCTGTTCCCGAGCGACGTCGAATTCCACGACCGCAAGGAACTCGACGCGATCCAAAAGCGCCTGCGCACGGTCAAGGGCGTCAGCGTGCTGATCTACGACCAGACCTGCGCGACCGAAAAGCGCCGCCGCCGCAAGCGCGGCAAGATGGTCGATCCGCAAAAGCGCGTGATGGTCAATTCGCTGGTCTGCGAAGGCTGCGGCGACTGCGGCAAGAAGTCGTTCTGCGTGTCGGTGCTGCCGAAGGAAACCGAGTTCGGGCGCAAGCGCGAGATCGATCAGTCCAACTGCAACAAGGACTACTCCTGCGTCAACGGCTTCTGCCCGAGCTTCGTCACCGTCGAAGGCGGCGGCTTGAAGAAGAAGAAGGGCTCCTCGGCCAAGGATCGCCTCGCCGATCTGCCGATGCCGCAGCTGCCGGCGCTCGATCAGCCCTGGAACATCCTCATCACCGGCGTCGGCGGCACCGGCGTGGTCACCATCGGCGCGCTGCTCGGCATGGCCGGGCATCTGGAAGGCAAGGGCGCGACCGTGCTCGACCAGACCGGCCTCGCCCAGAAGGGCGGCGCGGTCACCACCCACATCCGCATCGCCAAGACCCCGGACGACATCCACGCCGTGCGCATCGCCGCCGGCGAGGCCGACCTGGTGCTGGGCTGCGACATGGTCGTGGTCAACGACTACTGGGCGCTGTCGAAGATCCGCGCCGGCCGCAGCCAAGTCGTGCTCAACAGCTACGAAGCGATGCCGGGCACCTTCACCACCCGTCCGGACATGCAGTTCCCGGCCACCGACATCGTCGCGGCGATCAAGCTCGCGCTCGGCGACCAGGACCCGCATCTGGTCGATGCGACCCAGCTCGCCACCGCCCTGCTCGGCGACGCCATCGCCGCCAACTTGTTCATCCTCGGCTACGCCTGGCAGCGCGCGCTGGTGCCGATCGCGTTCGACGCGCTGATGCGCGCGATCGAACTCAACGGCGCGGCGATCGAGATGAACAAGACCGCGTTCGCCTGGGGCCGTCTAGCCGCGATCGATCCGCGCGCCGTGGCCGAAGCCGCCGGCGTCACCCGCAAGGTGCCGACCGCCGCCGAAGCGACCCCGCGCGATCTGCCGCACCTCAAGCCGGGCGAGTGGGAAGGTACCGAATGGGGCGCGACCTCGGCGCCGCGCGCGACCCGCAACGAAGACGAACTGCGCCATGTGCCGGCCAAGGCCGACGGCGACAACGTCGCCTTCCTGCCGCTCGACGACCTGCGCCTGTCGCGTTCGCTCGACGAACTGATCGCGCGCCGCGTCGCCTTCCTCACCGACTACCAGGACGCCGCCTACGCCAAGCGCTACTCCGACTTCGTCGCCAAGGTGCGCGAGGCCGAGCAGAAGAAGGCGCCGGGCTCGACCGATCTGGCCGAGGCGGTGGCGCGCTACTTCTTCAAGCTCATGGCCTATAAGGACGAGTACGAAGTCGCGCGCCTGTATACCAGCGGCGAATTCCAGCGCCGCCTGGAGCAGCAGTTCGACGGCGACTACAAGCTCAAGTTCCACCTCGCCCCGCCGCTGCTGGCGAAAAAGGACGCGCAGGGCCGCCTGATCAAACAGGAATTCGGCCCCTGGGTGTTCACCGCGTTCAAGTGGATGGCCAAGCTGCGCAAGCTGCGCGGCGGCGCCTTCGACATCTTCGGCCGCACCGAGGAGCGCAAGATGGAGCGGCGCCTGATCGGCGAATACGAGCAGACCGTCGGCGGCCTGCTCGACGCGCTCGACGGCGGCAACGTCGATCTGGCCGCGGAAATCGCCAGCATCCCCGAGCACATCCGCGGCTACGGCCACGTCAAGGAAGACCACCTGCACAAGGCCAAGGAACGCGAGGCGGAGCTGCTGAAGGAATTCCGCAATCCGTTGCGGATCGTGCAGGCAGCGTAA
- the nagA gene encoding N-acetylglucosamine-6-phosphate deacetylase, whose amino-acid sequence MTATAFVNGRVLSERGFESDLSVIVEDGYIVAVLPGPAPANAQVIDLQGRYLAPGFIDTQVNGGGDVLFNDVPTVDGLRTIAQAHRKFGTTGMMPTLISDDVEVMLRAIAAVREAIAAGVPGILGIHLEGPYLAPARKGVHNPDKFHTPGEDELDRIASLDNGKTILTLAPERFDDATLRALAARGVLLSAGHTAADYERLRSAFANGVSGVTHLFNAMTPLGSREPGGVGACLDDPDSWCGVIVDGEHVHDASLRIAIAAKPRGKILLVTDAMPPVGGVNEDFVLYGETMTCRDGKCTTASGTLAGSALDMAGAVRNTVRRLGLPLDEACRMASTYPAQFLGLGEELGKILPGYRADLVALDDDLLVRDSWIAGAR is encoded by the coding sequence ATGACCGCCACCGCCTTCGTCAACGGCCGCGTGCTCAGCGAGCGCGGCTTCGAGTCCGACCTCAGCGTGATCGTCGAGGACGGCTACATCGTCGCCGTGCTGCCGGGGCCCGCGCCGGCCAACGCGCAGGTGATCGATCTGCAAGGGCGCTACCTCGCGCCCGGCTTCATCGACACCCAGGTCAACGGCGGCGGCGACGTGCTGTTCAACGACGTTCCCACGGTCGACGGCCTGCGCACCATCGCGCAGGCGCACCGCAAGTTCGGCACCACCGGGATGATGCCGACGTTGATCAGCGACGACGTCGAGGTGATGCTGCGCGCGATCGCGGCGGTGCGCGAGGCCATCGCCGCGGGCGTGCCCGGCATCCTCGGCATCCATCTGGAAGGCCCGTACCTGGCGCCGGCGCGCAAGGGCGTGCACAACCCGGACAAGTTCCATACCCCGGGCGAAGACGAACTCGACCGCATCGCCTCGCTCGACAACGGCAAGACCATCCTGACCCTGGCGCCGGAGCGCTTCGACGACGCCACCCTGCGCGCGCTGGCCGCGCGCGGCGTGCTGCTCAGCGCCGGCCACACCGCCGCCGACTACGAGCGCCTGCGTTCGGCCTTCGCCAACGGCGTCAGCGGCGTCACCCACTTGTTCAACGCGATGACCCCGCTCGGCAGCCGCGAACCCGGCGGCGTCGGCGCCTGCCTCGACGATCCCGATTCGTGGTGCGGCGTGATCGTCGACGGCGAACACGTGCACGACGCGTCCCTGCGCATCGCCATCGCGGCCAAGCCGCGCGGCAAGATCCTGCTGGTCACCGACGCGATGCCGCCGGTCGGCGGCGTCAATGAAGATTTCGTGCTGTACGGCGAAACCATGACCTGCCGCGACGGCAAGTGCACCACCGCCAGCGGCACCCTCGCCGGCTCGGCGCTGGACATGGCCGGCGCGGTGCGCAACACCGTGCGGCGCCTGGGACTGCCGCTCGATGAAGCCTGCCGCATGGCCTCGACGTATCCCGCGCAGTTCCTCGGCCTGGGCGAGGAGCTCGGCAAGATCCTGCCCGGTTATCGCGCCGATCTGGTCGCGTTGGACGACGATTTGCTCGTGCGCGACAGCTGGATCGCCGGCGCGCGCTGA
- a CDS encoding SIS domain-containing protein has product MYAEAQEAGDAVARQFAANADIVDELAERLRAQPPRFIVTCARGSSDHAATYGKYLFETQLGLVTASASPSVGSVYAVQPKLEDSLFVAVSQSGKSPDLVRNAEIAKQAGAHVLALVNVADSPLAQVADTVLLLHAGPEKSVAATKSYLCSLAAMLQLTARWSSDAKLFDAVHALPGALREAFAQDWSPLVDGLREAHNLFVIGRGLGLGAAQEAALKFKETCGLHAEAFSSAEVKHGPMAIVGPGFPVLAFAQDDGTGDGTVAVAREFRQRGAPVWLAAPGVHGGDALPLARSLHPAMTPLLTVASFYKAANALSAARGLNPDVPPHLNKVTETV; this is encoded by the coding sequence ATGTACGCCGAAGCGCAGGAAGCCGGCGACGCGGTCGCCCGCCAGTTCGCCGCCAACGCCGACATCGTCGACGAACTGGCCGAACGCCTGCGCGCGCAGCCGCCGCGCTTCATCGTCACCTGCGCGCGCGGCAGTTCGGACCACGCCGCGACCTACGGCAAATACCTGTTCGAGACGCAGCTGGGCTTGGTCACCGCTTCGGCCTCGCCGTCGGTGGGCTCGGTCTACGCGGTCCAGCCCAAGCTGGAAGATTCGCTGTTCGTGGCGGTGTCGCAGTCGGGCAAGAGCCCCGACCTGGTGCGCAACGCCGAAATCGCCAAGCAAGCCGGCGCGCACGTGCTGGCCTTGGTCAACGTCGCCGATTCGCCGCTGGCGCAGGTCGCCGACACCGTGCTGCTGCTGCACGCCGGCCCGGAAAAGAGCGTCGCCGCGACCAAGAGCTATCTGTGTTCGCTCGCCGCGATGCTGCAGCTGACCGCGCGCTGGAGCAGCGACGCCAAACTCTTCGACGCCGTGCACGCGCTGCCCGGCGCGCTGCGCGAGGCGTTCGCGCAGGATTGGTCGCCGCTGGTGGACGGCCTGCGCGAGGCGCACAACCTGTTCGTGATCGGCCGCGGGCTCGGCCTCGGCGCGGCCCAGGAAGCGGCGCTGAAGTTCAAGGAAACCTGCGGCCTGCACGCCGAGGCCTTCAGCAGCGCGGAAGTGAAGCACGGCCCGATGGCCATCGTCGGCCCGGGCTTCCCGGTGCTGGCCTTCGCCCAGGACGACGGCACCGGCGACGGCACCGTGGCGGTGGCGCGCGAGTTCCGCCAGCGCGGCGCGCCGGTGTGGCTGGCGGCGCCGGGCGTCCACGGCGGCGATGCGCTGCCGCTGGCGCGCTCGCTGCATCCGGCGATGACCCCGCTGCTGACCGTGGCCAGCTTCTACAAGGCGGCCAACGCGCTGTCGGCCGCGCGCGGCTTGAATCCCGACGTGCCGCCGCATCTCAACAAAGTCACCGAGACCGTCTGA
- a CDS encoding GntR family transcriptional regulator: protein MQDYLQSEFRRQSDARRAPAYQHLRRTLQHAIENGELTAGQALPGERELGKLLDLSRVTVRKAIAGLVGDGLLVQRQGAGTFVAERIVKSFSRLTSFTDDLRARGLDPRSTFLERGLGEVTPEEAMALNLSPGAAVIRYYRLRTADGVALALERTVVPAAVIGDPDLVENSLYEAFAKLGIRPTRALQRLRAIAFDAEQARLMNLPEGAPGLFIERRTFLDDGRVVEFTRSFYRGDAYDFVAELQSEPTP from the coding sequence ATGCAGGACTATCTGCAAAGCGAATTCCGCCGCCAGTCCGACGCGCGCCGCGCGCCGGCTTATCAACACCTGCGCCGCACCCTCCAGCACGCCATCGAGAACGGCGAACTCACCGCCGGGCAGGCGCTGCCGGGCGAACGCGAGCTGGGCAAGCTGCTGGACCTGTCGCGGGTGACCGTGCGCAAGGCCATCGCCGGCCTGGTCGGCGACGGCCTGCTGGTGCAGCGCCAGGGCGCCGGCACCTTCGTCGCCGAGCGCATCGTCAAATCGTTCTCGCGCCTGACCAGCTTCACCGACGACCTGCGCGCGCGCGGGCTCGATCCGCGCTCGACCTTCCTCGAACGCGGCCTCGGCGAGGTCACGCCGGAGGAAGCGATGGCGCTGAACCTCTCGCCCGGCGCGGCGGTGATCCGCTACTACCGCCTGCGCACCGCCGACGGCGTGGCGCTGGCGCTGGAACGCACCGTGGTGCCGGCCGCCGTCATCGGCGATCCGGATCTCGTCGAAAACTCGCTCTACGAAGCCTTCGCCAAGCTCGGCATCCGCCCCACCCGCGCGCTGCAGCGGTTGCGCGCGATCGCCTTCGACGCCGAGCAGGCGCGCCTGATGAACCTGCCCGAAGGCGCGCCCGGATTGTTCATCGAACGCCGCACCTTCCTCGACGACGGCCGCGTCGTCGAGTTCACCCGATCCTTCTACCGCGGCGACGCCTACGACTTCGTCGCCGAACTCCAGAGCGAACCCACCCCGTGA
- the zwf gene encoding glucose-6-phosphate dehydrogenase, producing MSVYSVPSPSQPPHLAPLAPFDLVIFGGTGDLALRKLLPALFHRYADGQIVAGARIVGIARDERSDEAYRGKVREALLDFAGEQARQTDVLDGFLALLSYRRLDLSSDSGWPEFAAEFDDAERVRVFYLAVGPDLFGVVADRLQSHGLVNPKTRVVVEKPLGKDGVSADAINDALARVFNETQIFRIDHYLGKETVQNLTALRFSNALFEPLWKAEHIDHVQITVAETVGVESRAPYYDKSGALRDMVQNHLLQLLCLVAMEPPSSLAADAIRDEKLKVLRALRPIENGNAAQFTVRGQYKAGAVEGRAVPGYAQELGAQSLTETFVALKAEVKNWRWAGVPFYLRTGKRLAERVSEIVVTFRQVPHSIFEGLTEQDPSSRLQPNKLVLRLQPDEGVKLWLMNKVPGPGGLRLRHVPLDMSFAAAFGGRQADAYERLLMDVVRGNPMLFMRRDEVDAAWKWIDPIRAAWAASAEAPRPYTAGSWGPSAAVALIERDGRTWHEDAG from the coding sequence ATGAGCGTCTATTCCGTGCCTTCCCCCTCGCAACCCCCGCATTTGGCGCCGCTGGCGCCGTTCGATCTGGTGATCTTCGGCGGCACCGGCGATCTGGCCCTGCGCAAGCTGCTGCCGGCGCTGTTCCACCGCTACGCCGATGGCCAGATCGTCGCCGGCGCGCGCATCGTCGGCATCGCCCGCGACGAGCGCAGCGACGAGGCCTACCGCGGCAAGGTGCGCGAGGCGCTGCTCGACTTCGCCGGCGAACAGGCCCGCCAGACCGACGTGCTCGACGGCTTCCTGGCGCTGCTGTCCTACCGCCGCCTGGACCTGAGTTCCGACAGCGGCTGGCCCGAATTCGCCGCCGAGTTCGACGACGCCGAGCGCGTGCGGGTGTTCTACCTCGCGGTCGGCCCCGACCTGTTCGGCGTGGTCGCCGACCGCCTGCAATCGCACGGGCTGGTCAATCCGAAGACCCGCGTGGTGGTGGAAAAGCCGCTGGGCAAGGACGGCGTCAGCGCCGATGCGATCAACGACGCGCTGGCGCGGGTGTTCAACGAAACCCAGATCTTCCGCATCGACCATTACCTCGGCAAGGAAACGGTGCAGAATCTGACCGCGCTGCGTTTCAGCAACGCGCTGTTCGAACCGCTGTGGAAGGCCGAGCACATCGATCACGTGCAGATCACCGTGGCCGAGACCGTCGGCGTGGAATCGCGCGCGCCGTACTACGACAAGTCCGGCGCGCTGCGCGACATGGTCCAGAACCATTTGCTGCAGCTGCTGTGTCTGGTGGCGATGGAGCCGCCGTCGTCGCTGGCCGCCGACGCGATCCGCGACGAGAAGCTCAAGGTGCTGCGCGCGCTGCGTCCGATCGAGAACGGCAACGCCGCCCAGTTCACCGTGCGCGGCCAGTACAAGGCCGGCGCCGTGGAAGGCCGCGCGGTGCCGGGCTACGCGCAGGAGCTGGGCGCGCAATCGCTGACCGAAACCTTCGTCGCGCTCAAGGCCGAAGTGAAGAACTGGCGCTGGGCCGGGGTGCCGTTCTACCTGCGCACCGGCAAGCGCCTGGCCGAGCGCGTGTCGGAGATCGTGGTGACCTTCCGCCAGGTGCCGCATTCGATCTTCGAAGGCCTGACCGAACAGGACCCGTCCAGCCGCCTGCAGCCGAACAAGCTGGTGCTGCGCCTGCAGCCCGACGAAGGCGTGAAGCTGTGGCTGATGAACAAGGTGCCCGGCCCCGGCGGCCTGCGCCTGCGCCACGTGCCGCTGGACATGAGTTTCGCCGCCGCGTTCGGCGGGCGTCAGGCCGACGCTTACGAGCGTTTGCTGATGGACGTGGTGCGCGGCAATCCGATGTTGTTCATGCGCCGCGACGAAGTCGACGCGGCATGGAAGTGGATCGACCCGATCCGCGCGGCCTGGGCCGCGAGCGCGGAAGCGCCGCGCCCGTACACCGCCGGCAGTTGGGGACCGAGCGCCGCGGTGGCGCTGATCGAACGCGATGGGAGGACGTGGCATGAAGATGCAGGCTGA
- the pgl gene encoding 6-phosphogluconolactonase, translating into MKMQAERLTVIEPLPLPLHEKLFDDSEQLASALARQVAADLRAALARHGEASLALSGGNTPKRFFQQLSQQTLDWARVTVLPIDERWVPGDHPRSNERLLRENLFQHNAAAARFLPLYRPVDTPEMALMPVLTKIANEGLPLDVAVLGMGEDGHTASLFPDLGHDNPALREIGLQPRGRAPVMSVRTAAMPEPRMTLTLSAIFTAPALYLHIEGEKKLALLQAAQRDPRSTLPIRAALAGAPNVPTLYWSP; encoded by the coding sequence ATGAAGATGCAGGCTGAGCGATTGACCGTGATCGAACCCTTGCCGCTGCCCTTGCACGAAAAACTGTTCGACGACAGCGAACAGCTGGCGTCGGCGCTGGCGCGTCAGGTCGCCGCCGATCTGCGCGCGGCCTTGGCGCGCCACGGCGAGGCGAGCCTCGCGCTGTCGGGCGGCAACACGCCCAAGCGTTTCTTCCAGCAACTCTCGCAACAGACCTTGGATTGGGCGCGGGTGACCGTGCTGCCGATCGACGAGCGCTGGGTGCCGGGCGATCATCCGCGCTCCAACGAACGCCTGCTGCGCGAGAACCTGTTCCAGCACAACGCCGCCGCCGCGCGCTTCCTGCCGCTGTACCGTCCGGTGGACACGCCGGAAATGGCGCTGATGCCGGTGCTGACCAAGATCGCCAACGAAGGCTTGCCGCTGGACGTGGCGGTGCTGGGCATGGGCGAGGACGGCCACACCGCGTCGCTGTTTCCCGACCTCGGCCACGACAACCCGGCGCTGCGCGAGATCGGCTTGCAGCCGCGCGGCCGCGCGCCGGTGATGTCGGTGCGCACCGCGGCGATGCCCGAGCCGCGCATGACCTTGACGCTCAGCGCGATCTTCACCGCGCCGGCGCTGTATCTGCACATCGAAGGCGAGAAGAAGCTCGCGCTGCTGCAAGCCGCGCAGCGCGACCCGCGTTCGACCTTGCCGATCCGCGCGGCGCTGGCCGGCGCGCCGAACGTGCCGACCTTGTATTGGAGTCCGTAA
- the edd gene encoding phosphogluconate dehydratase, which translates to MKTQLHPVVAQVTQRIVERSRARRAAYLARIEAACGSGPHRRRLSCGNLAHGFAACSVGDKQALRSGAAPNLGIVTSFNDMLSAHQPLERFPDLIKAAAREAGATAQVAGCVPAMCDGVTQGREGMELSLFSRDVIAMSTAVSLSHDMFDAALYLGVCDKIVPGLLIGALHFGHLPGIFVPAGPMTSGLPNDEKSRVRQRYATGEASRDELLEAEARSYHGPGTCTFYGTANSNQMLMEMMGLHLPGSSFVHPNTPLRDALTALAARRAAQITALGEDYRPIGRIVDERAIVNGVIGLHVTGGSTNHLLHLVAMAAAAGIELRLEDFDALSAAVPLLARVYPNGSADVNHFHAAGGLAFLIGELLDHGLLHGDVETVAGHGLDRYRVEARLGEDGEVQYVPATRESCDTAVLRPVAEPFRADGGLRVLNGNLGIAAIKVSAVPEDRWTVEAPCRVFTEQYEVKQAFERGELDRDVIVVVRFQGPRANGMPELHQLTPTLSVLQKRGHRVALVTDGRMSGASGQVPAAIHITPEAMAGGPLAKLRDGDVLRLDAVAGTLSVIEPADWAARENATADLSSHHVGFGRELFAAFRDAAAPADRGAGVFGPVPL; encoded by the coding sequence GTGAAGACCCAACTGCATCCTGTCGTCGCGCAAGTCACCCAACGCATCGTCGAACGCAGCCGCGCGCGCCGCGCCGCTTACCTCGCCCGCATCGAGGCGGCGTGCGGCAGCGGTCCGCACCGCCGGCGTTTGTCGTGCGGCAATCTCGCCCACGGTTTCGCCGCCTGCAGCGTCGGCGACAAGCAAGCGCTGCGCAGCGGCGCGGCGCCGAACCTGGGCATCGTCACCTCGTTCAACGACATGCTTTCCGCGCATCAGCCGCTGGAGCGCTTTCCCGACCTGATCAAGGCCGCCGCGCGCGAGGCCGGCGCGACCGCGCAGGTCGCCGGCTGCGTGCCAGCGATGTGCGACGGCGTCACCCAGGGCCGCGAAGGCATGGAGTTGTCGCTGTTCTCGCGCGACGTGATCGCGATGTCGACCGCGGTGTCGCTGTCGCACGACATGTTCGACGCCGCGCTGTACCTGGGCGTGTGCGACAAGATCGTGCCGGGCCTGCTGATCGGCGCGCTGCACTTCGGCCACCTGCCGGGCATCTTCGTGCCGGCCGGGCCGATGACCTCGGGCCTGCCCAACGACGAAAAATCGCGCGTGCGCCAGCGCTACGCCACCGGCGAGGCGAGCCGCGACGAACTGCTCGAAGCCGAGGCGCGCAGCTACCACGGCCCGGGCACCTGCACTTTCTACGGCACCGCCAACTCCAATCAGATGTTGATGGAGATGATGGGCCTGCATTTGCCGGGTTCCAGCTTCGTCCACCCGAACACGCCGCTGCGCGACGCGCTGACCGCGCTGGCCGCGCGCCGCGCCGCGCAGATCACCGCGCTGGGCGAGGACTATCGGCCGATCGGCCGGATCGTCGACGAGCGCGCCATCGTCAACGGCGTGATCGGCCTGCACGTCACCGGCGGTTCGACCAATCACCTGCTGCATCTGGTGGCGATGGCCGCCGCCGCCGGTATCGAGCTGCGCCTGGAGGATTTCGATGCGCTGTCCGCGGCGGTGCCGCTGCTGGCGCGCGTGTATCCCAACGGCAGCGCCGACGTGAACCACTTCCACGCTGCCGGCGGGCTCGCGTTCCTGATCGGCGAATTGCTCGATCACGGCCTGCTGCACGGCGATGTCGAAACTGTCGCCGGCCACGGCCTGGATCGCTATCGCGTCGAAGCGCGGCTGGGCGAGGACGGCGAAGTGCAGTACGTGCCGGCCACGCGCGAGAGCTGCGACACCGCGGTGCTGCGCCCGGTGGCCGAGCCGTTCCGCGCCGACGGCGGCCTGCGCGTGCTCAACGGCAATCTCGGCATCGCCGCGATCAAGGTGTCGGCGGTGCCGGAGGATCGCTGGACGGTGGAGGCGCCGTGCCGCGTGTTCACCGAACAATACGAAGTGAAGCAGGCGTTCGAGCGCGGCGAACTGGATCGCGACGTGATCGTGGTCGTGCGCTTCCAAGGGCCGCGCGCGAACGGCATGCCCGAGTTGCACCAGCTCACGCCGACGCTGAGCGTGCTGCAAAAACGCGGACACCGCGTCGCGCTGGTCACCGACGGCCGCATGTCCGGCGCGTCCGGGCAGGTGCCGGCGGCGATCCACATCACCCCCGAGGCGATGGCCGGCGGGCCGCTGGCCAAGCTGCGCGACGGCGACGTGCTGCGGCTGGACGCGGTGGCCGGAACGCTGAGCGTGATCGAGCCGGCCGATTGGGCGGCGCGCGAGAACGCGACGGCCGATCTGTCTTCGCACCACGTCGGCTTCGGCCGCGAACTGTTCGCCGCGTTCCGCGACGCGGCCGCGCCGGCGGATCGGGGCGCGGGCGTGTTCGGGCCGGTGCCGTTGTGA